A genome region from Anastrepha obliqua isolate idAnaObli1 chromosome 4, idAnaObli1_1.0, whole genome shotgun sequence includes the following:
- the LOC129244180 gene encoding calcium-binding mitochondrial carrier protein SCaMC-3-like, whose product MEGKKNIQTGLWWRHLVAGGLAGAASRTCTAPLDRIKVFLQVQPHKTAISDTVKYMLNEGGIRSMWRGNGMNVLKIAPESAIKFAAYEHMKRLIRGDEKRPMTISERFMAGAMAGSIAQTAIYPMEVLKTRLALSKTGQYKGILNAAKKIYLQEGARSFYRGYVPNMLGIIPYAGIDLAAYETLKRKYVSSHNVEQPSFLVLLACGSVSSTLGQICSYPLALVRTRLQVKGGNTNMQPTLGLSLRQNDDNMIGVFRNIVNNEGVFGLYRGITPNFIKMVPAVSISYVVYEYSSRALGVSMT is encoded by the coding sequence ATGgaaggtaaaaaaaatattcaaaccgGCTTGTGGTGGCGTCACTTGGTTGCTGGTGGTCTTGCGGGGGCAGCATCACGCACCTGCACGGCTCCATTAGATAGAATAAAGGTATTCTTGCAGGTTCAACCACATAAAACTGCGATATCGGACACTGTCAAATATATGCTAAATGAAGGAGGCATCCGCAGTATGTGGCGTGGCAATGGCATGAACGTTTTGAAAATTGCTCCCGAGAGTGCGATTAAGTTTGCCGCATATGAGCACATGAAACGATTAATACGTGGGGACGAAAAGCGACCAATGACGATTAGCGAACGTTTCATGGCGGGTGCAATGGCGGGTAGTATTGCGCAAACTGCCATCTATCCAATGGAAGTATTGAAAACCCGGTTAGCATTAAGTAAAACTGGTCAGTATAAGGGTATTTTGAATGCTGcgaagaaaatttatttgcaagaGGGTGCACGAAGTTTTTATCGTGGTTACGTTCCAAATATGTTGGGTATTATTCCTTATGCAGGCATTGATCTTGCAGCGTACGAAACTTTGAAGAGGAAGTATGTAAGCAGTCATAATGTGGAACAACCAAGCTTCCTGGTGCTATTGGCTTGCGGCAGCGTCTCTAGTACCTTGGGACAAATATGTTCATATCCATTAGCGCTAGTACGAACGCGACTGCAAGTAAAAGGCGGTAATACGAATATGCAACCAACTCTCGGACTATCACTAAGGCAAAACGATGATAACATGATCGGTGTCTTTCGAAATATCGTGAATAATGAGGGTGTATTTGGATTGTACCGTGGCATTACACCCaactttataaaaatggtaCCAGCAGTGTCCATAAGCTACGTGGTGTACGAATACTCAAGTCGTGCCTTAGGTGTGAGTATGACGTGA